The segment GACGTCCAGTGGCGCACCGACCACCTCGCCAGCCTGGGGGCGGTGGAGGTCGACCGCGAGCGCTACGGCGAGCTGCTCCGCCGCGCGCTCAGCCTGCCCCCTCCCCCCGCCTTCGCGTCCTGAGCGCGGTCAGAGCAGCAGGCGGATCGCGACCGCGACCCCGAAGCCGATCACCAGCGCCCGGAGCAGGCGGTCGGGGAGGCGGCGGGCCACCGTCACCCCCAGCCGGCCGCCCACCAGGCTGGCCACCGCCATGATCGTCACCGCCTCCCAGGCCACCCTCCCCGCCACCACGAAGCAGATCGCGGCGACCAGGTTGATGACCAGCGACAGCAGCCCCTTGAGCGCGTTGAGCCGCTGGAGGCCGTCCTCGACGAAGATCCCGAGGACGGCGAGCATCAGGACGCCGAGGCCGGCGCCGAAGTAGGCACCGTAGACACCGCCGACCAGCTGGACGCCGAGCAGCAGCGGCGAGGCATCGCCGCGGGCGGCCCCGCTGCGGGTGCGCAGCCACCCCCCGATCGCCGGCTGGGCGGCGAGCACGGCGCACGAGAAGAGGATCAGCCACGGCACCAGCCGGGAGAACACCGCCTCGGGGCCGGCGAGCAGCAGCACCGAGCCGAGCCCGGCGCCCACGATGCTCACCGCCACCAGCCGCCCCGCCCGGGCCGCCTGCCCGGTCAGCTCGGGGCGGTAGCCGAAAGTGCCGCCGGCGTAGCCGGGGAGGAGGGCGACGGCGTTGGTCACGTTGGCCACCACCGGCGAGT is part of the Candidatus Dormiibacterota bacterium genome and harbors:
- a CDS encoding sulfite exporter TauE/SafE family protein, encoding MPHLDATTAAVLAGAAFVAGAVNAVAGGGSLISFPALLWAGYSPVVANVTNAVALLPGYAGGTFGYRPELTGQAARAGRLVAVSIVGAGLGSVLLLAGPEAVFSRLVPWLILFSCAVLAAQPAIGGWLRTRSGAARGDASPLLLGVQLVGGVYGAYFGAGLGVLMLAVLGIFVEDGLQRLNALKGLLSLVINLVAAICFVVAGRVAWEAVTIMAVASLVGGRLGVTVARRLPDRLLRALVIGFGVAVAIRLLL